A window from Vigna angularis cultivar LongXiaoDou No.4 chromosome 7, ASM1680809v1, whole genome shotgun sequence encodes these proteins:
- the LOC108337098 gene encoding cyclin-D4-2 isoform X1, with translation MAPSFDCFSSLLCAEDNIIFDENDRGGLVEELEDTWEHPIYDRNHSQIENLDVQYVSFPLPSEECLRLMMETELHHLPNGDYVNRLRSGDLDIGARTEAIDWIEKVREHFGFGPLCAYLSINYLDRFLSVYELPKQRVWTMKLLAVGCISLAAKMEETDVPTSLDLQVGESKYIFEAKTIQRMELLVLNTLKWRMQAITPFSFIDYFLQKINDDEASIGASILQSSELILSTVRGIDFIEFRPSEIAAAVAISVVGDGQTVQTEKASSDLIQPVEKERVLKCVKMIQALSSNDGSAKDLIPSVSVPMPESPIRVLNNACFSYKSDEPNAALCANSSHTDTPDAKRRKLDKTFGE, from the exons ATGGCACCCAGTTTTGATTGCTTTTCGAGCCTTCTCTGTGCGgaagataatattatttttgacgAAAATGATCGGGGAGGTTTGGTGGAGGAGTTGGAGGACACGTGGGAGCATCCTATATATGATCGAAATCATAGTCAAATTGAGAACTTGGATGTCCAATATGTGTCGTTTCCATTGCCCAGTGAGGAGTGTTTGAGACTAATGATGGAAACAGAATTGCATCACTTGCCTAATGGTGATTACGTTAATAGGCTGAGGAGTGGGGATTTGGACATTGGGGCCAGAACAGAGGCCATTGATTGGATTGAAAAG GTCCGAGAGCACTTTGGTTTTGGACCTCTCTGTGCgtatttatctataaattacTTGGACCGTTTCCTCTCTGTTTATGAGTTACCA AAGCAACGAGTTTGGACAATGAAATTGTTGGCTGTAGGTTGCATATCTTTGGCAGCCAAAATGGAAGAGACTGATGTTCCTACATCTCTTGATTTGCAG GTGGGTGAATCTAAGTATATATTTGAAGCCAAAACAATTCAGAGAATGGAGCTTCTTGTTCTGAACACATTGAAGTGGAGAATGCAGGCAATTACCCCATTTTCCTTCATTGACTATTTCCTTCAGAAGATCAATGATGATGAAGCTTCAATTGGAGCTTCAATTTTGCAATCCTCCGAGCTTATACTGAGTACTGTAAGAG GAATTGACTTCATAGAGTTCAGACCCTCAGAGATTGCAGCAGCAGTGGCAATATCTGTGGTGGGGGACGGCCAAACAGTTCAAACAGAGAAAGCAAGTTCTGATCTGATTCAGCCTGTAgaaaag GAGAGGGTGTTGAAGTGTGTTAAAATGATCCAAGCTCTGTCATCAAACGATGGTTCTGCTAAGGATTTAATTCCTTCTGTTTCTGTCCCTATGCCTGAAAGCCCAATAAGGGTGTTGAACAATGCATGTTTCAGCTACAAAAGTGATGAACCAAATGCTGCTCTTTGTGCAAATTCTTCACATACTGATACTCCAGATGCTAAAAGGAGGAAGCTAGACAAAACCTTTGGAGAATAG
- the LOC108337098 gene encoding cyclin-D4-2 isoform X2, whose translation MAPSFDCFSSLLCAEDNIIFDENDRGGLVEELEDTWEHPIYDRNHSQIENLDVQYVSFPLPSEECLRLMMETELHHLPNGDYVNRLRSGDLDIGARTEAIDWIEKVREHFGFGPLCAYLSINYLDRFLSVYELPQRVWTMKLLAVGCISLAAKMEETDVPTSLDLQVGESKYIFEAKTIQRMELLVLNTLKWRMQAITPFSFIDYFLQKINDDEASIGASILQSSELILSTVRGIDFIEFRPSEIAAAVAISVVGDGQTVQTEKASSDLIQPVEKERVLKCVKMIQALSSNDGSAKDLIPSVSVPMPESPIRVLNNACFSYKSDEPNAALCANSSHTDTPDAKRRKLDKTFGE comes from the exons ATGGCACCCAGTTTTGATTGCTTTTCGAGCCTTCTCTGTGCGgaagataatattatttttgacgAAAATGATCGGGGAGGTTTGGTGGAGGAGTTGGAGGACACGTGGGAGCATCCTATATATGATCGAAATCATAGTCAAATTGAGAACTTGGATGTCCAATATGTGTCGTTTCCATTGCCCAGTGAGGAGTGTTTGAGACTAATGATGGAAACAGAATTGCATCACTTGCCTAATGGTGATTACGTTAATAGGCTGAGGAGTGGGGATTTGGACATTGGGGCCAGAACAGAGGCCATTGATTGGATTGAAAAG GTCCGAGAGCACTTTGGTTTTGGACCTCTCTGTGCgtatttatctataaattacTTGGACCGTTTCCTCTCTGTTTATGAGTTACCA CAACGAGTTTGGACAATGAAATTGTTGGCTGTAGGTTGCATATCTTTGGCAGCCAAAATGGAAGAGACTGATGTTCCTACATCTCTTGATTTGCAG GTGGGTGAATCTAAGTATATATTTGAAGCCAAAACAATTCAGAGAATGGAGCTTCTTGTTCTGAACACATTGAAGTGGAGAATGCAGGCAATTACCCCATTTTCCTTCATTGACTATTTCCTTCAGAAGATCAATGATGATGAAGCTTCAATTGGAGCTTCAATTTTGCAATCCTCCGAGCTTATACTGAGTACTGTAAGAG GAATTGACTTCATAGAGTTCAGACCCTCAGAGATTGCAGCAGCAGTGGCAATATCTGTGGTGGGGGACGGCCAAACAGTTCAAACAGAGAAAGCAAGTTCTGATCTGATTCAGCCTGTAgaaaag GAGAGGGTGTTGAAGTGTGTTAAAATGATCCAAGCTCTGTCATCAAACGATGGTTCTGCTAAGGATTTAATTCCTTCTGTTTCTGTCCCTATGCCTGAAAGCCCAATAAGGGTGTTGAACAATGCATGTTTCAGCTACAAAAGTGATGAACCAAATGCTGCTCTTTGTGCAAATTCTTCACATACTGATACTCCAGATGCTAAAAGGAGGAAGCTAGACAAAACCTTTGGAGAATAG
- the LOC108337098 gene encoding cyclin-D4-1 isoform X3, whose amino-acid sequence MAPSFDCFSSLLCAEDNIIFDENDRGGLVEELEDTWEHPIYDRNHSQIENLDVQYVSFPLPSEECLRLMMETELHHLPNGDYVNRLRSGDLDIGARTEAIDWIEKKQRVWTMKLLAVGCISLAAKMEETDVPTSLDLQVGESKYIFEAKTIQRMELLVLNTLKWRMQAITPFSFIDYFLQKINDDEASIGASILQSSELILSTVRGIDFIEFRPSEIAAAVAISVVGDGQTVQTEKASSDLIQPVEKERVLKCVKMIQALSSNDGSAKDLIPSVSVPMPESPIRVLNNACFSYKSDEPNAALCANSSHTDTPDAKRRKLDKTFGE is encoded by the exons ATGGCACCCAGTTTTGATTGCTTTTCGAGCCTTCTCTGTGCGgaagataatattatttttgacgAAAATGATCGGGGAGGTTTGGTGGAGGAGTTGGAGGACACGTGGGAGCATCCTATATATGATCGAAATCATAGTCAAATTGAGAACTTGGATGTCCAATATGTGTCGTTTCCATTGCCCAGTGAGGAGTGTTTGAGACTAATGATGGAAACAGAATTGCATCACTTGCCTAATGGTGATTACGTTAATAGGCTGAGGAGTGGGGATTTGGACATTGGGGCCAGAACAGAGGCCATTGATTGGATTGAAAAG AAGCAACGAGTTTGGACAATGAAATTGTTGGCTGTAGGTTGCATATCTTTGGCAGCCAAAATGGAAGAGACTGATGTTCCTACATCTCTTGATTTGCAG GTGGGTGAATCTAAGTATATATTTGAAGCCAAAACAATTCAGAGAATGGAGCTTCTTGTTCTGAACACATTGAAGTGGAGAATGCAGGCAATTACCCCATTTTCCTTCATTGACTATTTCCTTCAGAAGATCAATGATGATGAAGCTTCAATTGGAGCTTCAATTTTGCAATCCTCCGAGCTTATACTGAGTACTGTAAGAG GAATTGACTTCATAGAGTTCAGACCCTCAGAGATTGCAGCAGCAGTGGCAATATCTGTGGTGGGGGACGGCCAAACAGTTCAAACAGAGAAAGCAAGTTCTGATCTGATTCAGCCTGTAgaaaag GAGAGGGTGTTGAAGTGTGTTAAAATGATCCAAGCTCTGTCATCAAACGATGGTTCTGCTAAGGATTTAATTCCTTCTGTTTCTGTCCCTATGCCTGAAAGCCCAATAAGGGTGTTGAACAATGCATGTTTCAGCTACAAAAGTGATGAACCAAATGCTGCTCTTTGTGCAAATTCTTCACATACTGATACTCCAGATGCTAAAAGGAGGAAGCTAGACAAAACCTTTGGAGAATAG